In a genomic window of Macaca nemestrina isolate mMacNem1 chromosome 18, mMacNem.hap1, whole genome shotgun sequence:
- the LOC105467908 gene encoding pancreatic adenocarcinoma up-regulated factor has protein sequence MPHVREPPQGRPWAFPQEEPHGQLLPVPLVAPCSFLLDGGPEGPGEYKGDVKGAQHNQTPSHRRGKVLGSMGGAQRGHTGPCFGVRRPLFFPQSPGMRRPEAMLLLLTLALLGGPTWAGKMYGPGGGKYFTTTEDYDHEITGLRVSVGLLLVKSVQVKLGDTWDVKQGASGGNTQEVTLQPDEYITKVFVAFQTFLRGMVLYTSKDRTFYFGKLDGQIFSAYPSQEGQVLVGIYGQYGLLGIKSIGFEWNYPLEEPTTEPPVIVT, from the exons ATGCCACACGTCCGGGAGCCTCCCCAAGGCCGGCCCTGGGCCTTCCCCCAGGAAGAGCCCCACGGCCAGCTCCTTCCTGTCCCCCTGGTGGCCCCTTGCTCCTTCCTTCTGGATGGGGGCCCAGAGGGCCCAGGAGAGTATAAAGGCGATGTGAAGGGTGCCCAACACAATCAGACACCCAGTCACAGGCGAGGTAAGGTGCTTGGCTCCATGGGTGGGGCCCAGCGAGGCCACACCGGCCCTTGCTTTGGAGTCAGGAGGCCTCTCTTCTTCCCACAGAGCCCTGGGATGCGCCGGCCAGAGGCCATGCTGCTGCTGCTCACACTTGCCCTCCTGGGGGGCCCCACCTGGGCAGGGA AGATGTACGGCCCTGGAGGAGGCAAGTATTTCACCACCACTGAAGATTACGACCATGAAATTACAGGGCTGCGGGTGTCTGTGGGTCTTCTCCTGGTGAAAAG TGTCCAGGTGAAACTTGGAGACACCTGGGACGTGAAACAGGGCGCCTCAGGTGGGAATACCCAGGAAGTCACCCTGCAGCCAGATGAATACATCACAAAAGTCTTTGTCGCCTTCCAAACTTTCCTCCGGGGTATGGTCCTGTACACCAGCAAGGACCGCACTTTCTATTTTGGGAAGCTCGATGGCCAGATCTTCTCTGCCTACCCCAGCCAAGAGGGGCAGGTGCTGGTGGGCATCTATGGCCAATATGGACTCCTCGGCATCAAGAGCATTGGCTTTGAATGGAATTACCCACTAGAGGAGCCGACCACTGAACCGCCAGTTATTGTCACATGA